From Rutidosis leptorrhynchoides isolate AG116_Rl617_1_P2 chromosome 3, CSIRO_AGI_Rlap_v1, whole genome shotgun sequence, a single genomic window includes:
- the LOC139902900 gene encoding uncharacterized protein isoform X2 — translation MHVENPSGIEASLATTLLLPRQVAVRNMRRYHNRTGTASPIINVRCWDRFYNSCAMSTYFCFSSLQFSDPTNLFQYVCVLCFVVRIFFASQFCSFKPITFL, via the exons ATGCATGTCGAGAATCCAAGTGGAATTGAGGCTTCTTTAGCTACAACTTTATTACTTCCTAGACAAGTGGCAGTTAGAAATATGCGGAGGTATCATAACCGTACAGGAACTGCTTCACCCATTATCAACGTTCGATGTTGGGACAGGTTCTACAACAGCTGTGCTATGTCAACATATTTCTGTTTCAGCAG TTTGCAATTTTCAGATCCTACGAACCTATTTCAGtatgtttgtgttttgtgttttgtgGTTCGCATCTTCTTTGCTTCTCAATTTTGCTCTTTCAAACCAATCACATTTCT GTAG